The nucleotide sequence GGTGAGCCCTGCGGTGAGACAGCAGAACACGCCTAGATCCCCTTCGGTTTCACTATAAAAGCGGAAGCTTTTCATGGAGGCCGAGGTCATCAGACCGGCAAAGTCTGGAGACAACCCCAGTTTCCGGGCTTTATTCTCAAGGGTCGTATGAGGAGATTCGTAACCCTTGTAGTCATCGGCAATGTTATGAGTCACCTTCATGTTAAGCACATGGGAAATGGTCTGCCTTCCTCCATGGTAGAGGGCAGACGACAAGGCTTCCACGGGGTTGGAAAAATCAATGCGGGCATGATCTTCTTTGCAATGGTAGGATATTTCCAATTCCGGGAAGGGTATAATTCCATATTCCATTATTTTTTCACCGGTCCTAGCAGGGCATTGTCACCCTTTATACTGTGATAATATTCCAGGTTGCATTTATATACTTTGCTGATATTCTCCGGGGTGACAACTTGTTGGGCCGGCCCCGAATCTTCACATAAACCATTGTTTAAAAGGATGACCCTGTCGGCATACATCAGAGCCTGATTGATATCATGAAGGATGGCAATCACAGTCTTGCCCTGTCCGGCTTGTTCCTGAAGCAGTTTGAGAAGATCCTCCTGATGATGCAGGTCCAGGTGGTTTGCCGGTTCATCCAACAGGAGAATTTCCGGGTCCTGAGCCAGAACCCGGGCTAAAAGAACCCTCTGGTACTCTCCGCCGCTCAGGCTGTTCACCTCCCGGTCTGCCAGAGACATGAGGTCGAGTCTTTCCATCAATAATGATAGAGCCTTATGATCCACAGGATCATGCCATATGGATTGACTCTTCCGGTAAAATCCCATGGCAATCATCTCCCGGACAGTATAGGCAAAAGCAGTTTCGTTTCTCTGGGGTACAAGACCAACCAGTGCGGCCCGTTCTGAACCCTTTAGAAGAGACAAATTCTGACCGCATACGGTTATCCTTCCCTTCTCGGGTTTCAGTCTCCCCCGGAGAAGGGAGAAGAATGTCGTTTTTCCCGATCCGTTTGGCCCCAGAATGACCGTGAATTCTCCCTGGAGAATCTCTAGTTCCGGAAGGTCCAGGCGGAAATTCTGGCCATAGGAAAAAGTCACATTATCAACCTTAACCGATGTGTTCACAGATTCTGTCCTTTTCCATTATTCTTGTGGAGGAGGTAGAGGAAAAAAGGTCCACCCATCAGTGCTGTCAGGACACCTACTGGTATTTCCGCCGGAGCAATCAGGGTTCTGGCCAGTAGATCCGA is from Oceanispirochaeta sp. and encodes:
- a CDS encoding ABC transporter ATP-binding protein, coding for MNTSVKVDNVTFSYGQNFRLDLPELEILQGEFTVILGPNGSGKTTFFSLLRGRLKPEKGRITVCGQNLSLLKGSERAALVGLVPQRNETAFAYTVREMIAMGFYRKSQSIWHDPVDHKALSLLMERLDLMSLADREVNSLSGGEYQRVLLARVLAQDPEILLLDEPANHLDLHHQEDLLKLLQEQAGQGKTVIAILHDINQALMYADRVILLNNGLCEDSGPAQQVVTPENISKVYKCNLEYYHSIKGDNALLGPVKK